The proteins below come from a single Hippocampus zosterae strain Florida chromosome 5, ASM2543408v3, whole genome shotgun sequence genomic window:
- the LOC127600284 gene encoding DEP domain-containing protein 1B-like, with protein MEGRVIGPGPYRATKLWNETIQLFRAGMPLRRHWMHLRYYDWTFSGSEAVDYLHQLLRHNCNFGPEVTRYQTLQLLRKFLKAHVIEDIKGRHGTENFEDTCHLYRFPSLSPLKSLPLKSLSRHSTDLPRLIRWDDYEELPQQENAAPVKSSMTSDFWTKRHSVAIGDVHECKLIRRKDITPKEVDHIWKSMTAAHLQQVLGLTTLDGVLNPAHVKGKYIVHNVFNINKSGIVVLENNDDDMPYWVISAMKCLAKWPNGNDTKQPVYPGLERDYLKTVADYYQRLKEPLLTFHLYEVFVNILSLLQEQDLATEALQVSTLLLSPPNRRHLQLLLRLMARVSQNPHLPPLNDTIATRTLMVQMFSQCVLGSPDEMDLDELLASKLVTFMMEHHHTIFQVPNKLRRQVEEHLSHLRRVQIKYSGSDTDFSTSPAFHKQIQRVVSEEPKVIGTQTPLQELLEGLISDKELPAKDKKKRLKQFQKSYPEIYRNRFPSEESRAAVMPEKNPRLKPHLLFFNLKKPSNPFQRSWSFRA; from the exons ATGGAGGGAAGAGTTATCGGGCCAGGTCCGTACAGGGCGACAAAGCTG TGGAATGAAACTATTCAACTCTTCCGTGCTGGCATGCCATTAAGAAGACACTGGATGCACCTCCGCTACTATGACTGGACTTTTTCAGGATCGGAGGCTGTGGATTATCTCCATCAGCTTCTTCGGCACAACTGCAACTTTGGGCCAGAGGTGACTCGGTACCAGACTTTGCAGCTGCTTAGgaagttcctcaaggctcatGTCATCGAAGACATTAAGGGACGCCATGGGACGGAGAACTTTGAAGATACCTGTCATTTGTACAG attcccCAGTTTGTCTCCCCTCAAATCTCTTCCATTGAAATCGCTGTCTCGACACAGCACTGACCTGCCAAGACTCATCCGCTGGGATGACTATGAGGAATTACCACAGCAGGAGAACGCAGCACCTGTGAAGTCTAGCATG ACTTCCGATTTTTGGACCAAAAGGCACAGTGTAGCAATCGGGGATGTGCATGAATGCAAGCTCATTCGCAGAAAAGATATTACTCCCAAGGAAGTGGACCACATCTGGAAATCAATGACAGCTGCACA CTTACAGCAAGTGCTGGGTTTAACAACATTGGATGGTGTATTAAATCCAGCACACGTGAAAGGCAAATACATAGTTCACAACGTCTTCAACATCAACAAGTCGGGCATAGTTGTGTTGGAGAACAATGATG ATGACATGCCCTACTGGGTGATATCAGCAATGAAATGCCTGGCCAAGT GGCCGAATGGCAATGACACCAAACAACCAGTGTACCCGGGATTGGAGAGAGATTACTTGAAAACCGTGGCCGACTACTATCAGCGACTCAAAGAACCCCTTCTGACTTTCCATCTTTATGAAGTCTTTGTCAACATTCTCA GTCTACTACAGGAGCAAGACTTGGCTACTGAAGCTCTTCAAGTCAGCACTCTTTTGCTCTCGCCGCCCAATCGACGTCATCTTCAGCTATTGCTGAGACTCATGGCGAGGGTCTCGCAGAACCCCCATCTGCCACCACTCAATGACACTATTGCCACACGCACACTG ATGGTGCAAATGTTCTCGCAGTGCGTTTTGGGCTCCCCGGATGAGATGGACTTGGATGAGCTGCTTGCCTCAAAACTGGTTACTTTCATGATGGAGCATCACCACACCATCTTCCAAGTGCCCAACAAGCTGCGCCGTCAAGTTGAGGAGCATCTTTCCCACCTGCGAAGAGTTCAG aTTAAATATTCAGGTTCTGATACAGACTTCAGCACATCTCCAGCATTTCACAAACAAATTCAACGGGTGGTGTCAGAGGAGCCAAAGGTGATTGGTACCCAGACTCCCCTTCAGGAGCTACTGGAAGGCCTTATCTCTGACAAAGAGCTTCCTGccaaggacaaaaagaaaagactaAAACAG TTTCAAAAGTCTTATCCTGAAATCTACCGCAATCGATTCCCCTCTGAGGAAAGTAGAGCTGCTGTCATGCCTGAGAAAAACCCTCGCCTCAAACCTCAcctcctgtttttcaacctcaagAAACCATCGAACCCTTTTCAGAGGAGCTGGAGTTTCAGGGCCTGA